The Flavobacterium faecale genome has a segment encoding these proteins:
- a CDS encoding AAA family ATPase — MEENTATLDIRAINEKIERESAFIDLLTMEMNKVIVGQKHMVERLLIGLLGQGHILLEGVPGLAKTLAINTLSQAIQGSFSRIQFTPDLLPADVVGTMIYNIKSNEFSIKKGPIFANFVLADEINRAPAKVQSALLEAMQEKQVTIGDTTFKLERPFLVLATQNPVEQEGTYQLPEAQVDRFMLKTVIDYPKMDEERLVIRQNLKGSYEKVNAVVSVEQILRAQEAVREVYMDEKIEKYILDIVFATRYPEKYKLAELKPLISFGSSPRGSINLANAAKCYAFIKRRGYVIPEDVRAIVHDVLRHRIGITYEAEAENITSVDIINKIINEVEVP, encoded by the coding sequence ATGGAAGAAAATACTGCGACTTTAGACATTAGAGCGATCAATGAAAAAATTGAAAGAGAAAGTGCTTTTATAGACCTTCTTACAATGGAGATGAACAAAGTGATTGTGGGACAAAAGCACATGGTAGAACGTTTGCTTATTGGTCTTTTGGGACAAGGACACATCCTTTTGGAAGGGGTTCCTGGTTTGGCAAAAACACTAGCAATCAACACACTATCACAAGCCATCCAAGGTTCGTTCAGTAGAATCCAGTTTACTCCAGATTTATTACCTGCCGACGTTGTTGGTACTATGATTTACAACATTAAATCAAATGAATTTTCGATAAAAAAAGGGCCAATTTTTGCCAACTTCGTGCTTGCAGATGAGATTAACCGTGCTCCTGCCAAAGTACAATCTGCTTTGTTAGAGGCGATGCAAGAGAAACAAGTAACTATTGGTGATACTACTTTCAAGCTAGAAAGACCATTCTTGGTTTTGGCAACTCAAAACCCGGTGGAACAAGAAGGTACTTACCAATTACCTGAAGCACAAGTCGATCGTTTTATGCTAAAAACGGTAATTGATTACCCAAAAATGGACGAAGAGCGCTTGGTAATTCGCCAAAACCTTAAAGGTTCATACGAAAAAGTAAACGCAGTAGTCTCTGTAGAACAAATTTTGCGCGCTCAAGAAGCAGTTCGCGAAGTATACATGGATGAAAAAATCGAGAAATACATTCTTGACATCGTTTTTGCTACGAGATACCCAGAAAAATACAAGTTAGCCGAATTAAAACCGCTAATTAGTTTTGGATCTTCACCTCGTGGAAGTATTAACTTGGCTAATGCAGCAAAATGTTATGCTTTTATCAAACGTCGTGGATATGTAATTCCTGAAGATGTGCGTGCTATTGTACATGATGTACTACGCCACAGAATTGGAATCACTTACGAAGCAGAAGCAGAAAACATAACTTCAGTTGACATCATCAACAAAATTATAAACGAAGTAGAAGTACCTTAA
- a CDS encoding DUF58 domain-containing protein: MDTKDLLKKVRKIEIKTRRLSDHIFSGEYHTSFKGRGMTFSEVRQYQYGDDIRAIDWNVTARYNEAHVKVFEEERELTMMLMVDISGSEGFGSTKAFKKDIITEISATMAFSATQNNDKIGLILFSDQIELYIPPKKGRSHVLRIIRELIEFEPKSQKTDLAQALKFLSSTQKKKAIVFLMSDFMVSDYEHTLKIAGKKHDITGIRVYDPREEKMPNLGMVEMTDAETGETILVDTSSKAVRMGYEKHYQEQLNYFKDTFRKSGSGVVNTRVDESYVTKLLGYFKSR; the protein is encoded by the coding sequence ATGGATACAAAAGACCTTTTAAAAAAAGTACGAAAAATAGAAATCAAGACCCGAAGATTGAGTGATCATATCTTTTCGGGTGAATATCATACGTCTTTTAAAGGACGTGGTATGACTTTTAGTGAAGTACGACAATACCAATATGGCGACGATATACGTGCTATTGACTGGAATGTAACTGCACGATACAACGAGGCGCACGTCAAGGTTTTTGAAGAAGAAAGAGAATTAACCATGATGTTAATGGTGGATATCTCTGGCTCTGAAGGTTTTGGTTCTACCAAAGCATTTAAGAAAGATATTATTACGGAGATTTCGGCAACAATGGCTTTCTCTGCTACTCAAAATAACGACAAAATTGGACTGATATTGTTCTCTGATCAAATCGAATTGTACATTCCGCCAAAAAAAGGACGCTCGCACGTATTGCGTATCATACGTGAATTAATCGAATTTGAGCCAAAAAGTCAGAAGACAGATTTGGCACAAGCTTTAAAATTTTTATCAAGTACACAGAAGAAGAAAGCAATCGTTTTCTTGATGTCTGATTTTATGGTTTCTGACTATGAACATACCTTAAAAATAGCCGGAAAAAAACACGACATCACAGGCATACGTGTATATGACCCTCGAGAAGAAAAAATGCCAAATTTAGGAATGGTCGAAATGACTGATGCAGAAACTGGTGAGACAATACTAGTCGATACGAGCTCAAAAGCAGTTCGAATGGGTTATGAAAAGCATTATCAAGAACAATTGAACTACTTTAAAGACACGTTCAGAAAATCGGGATCAGGTGTTGTGAATACTAGAGTTGACGAAAGTTATGTAACGAAATTGTTGGGGTATTTTAAGTCGAGATAA
- a CDS encoding glycoside hydrolase family 13 protein, which produces MNTLKKNYLLLLISFLFFATQAQVQKIEPPYWYAGMKNSSLQIVFYGPNIAENEVTAPTGIPILEVSKTENPNYLFVTIDTKGLLPQEIVFSFSKNKKKQFTQHYLLKGRRANSALRESYSSADVMYLLMPDRFANGNPKNDNDKSVTEKANRTAENGRHGGDIEGIIQHLNYIQELGATTVWCTPLCVDNDPRGSYHGYGQSDVYQIDPRYGTNDDYLRLSNELHKKDMKLVMDYVTNHWGAEHWMIKDLPTYNWIHQFPGYAQTNYRMTTQFDPNASKIDARLCADGWFVQSMPDLNQSHPLVLTYLTQNAIWWIESANLDGFRVDTYSYNDKKSIAKWTKAITDEYPNFNIVGEVWMQDQAQMAYWQKDSKIAAIQNYNSYLPSVMDFTFMDAAAKVFDENEASWNNGLIKLYENFANDFLYPNPNNLLTFVENHDTERFNEIYKKDFKKYAMAMSILATVRGIPQLYYGSEVGMAGDKSKGDGAIRQDFPGGWQTDTNNAFTQTGRTQEQQLFFDFSSKLFQWRKTNEAVHFGKTTHYLPIDNVYVYFRYTNKKTVMVIVNNNLLSKKIKTDRFHENILGFKNGKEILTGTVFNVENEITVAPQTAMIFELEK; this is translated from the coding sequence TTGAACACCTTAAAGAAAAACTATTTACTGCTATTGATCTCCTTCTTATTTTTTGCCACACAGGCTCAGGTTCAAAAAATAGAACCGCCTTACTGGTATGCAGGAATGAAAAACAGCTCACTGCAAATTGTGTTTTACGGTCCAAATATCGCAGAAAATGAGGTAACTGCTCCTACTGGAATTCCGATTCTGGAGGTCTCAAAAACTGAAAATCCAAATTATCTCTTTGTGACCATTGACACAAAAGGTCTTTTGCCGCAAGAGATTGTTTTTTCTTTTTCGAAAAATAAAAAGAAGCAGTTCACACAACACTATCTTTTGAAAGGACGTAGAGCAAATTCCGCTTTACGCGAAAGCTATTCGAGTGCAGATGTAATGTACCTATTGATGCCAGATCGCTTTGCAAATGGAAATCCAAAGAATGACAACGACAAATCGGTAACCGAAAAAGCCAATAGAACAGCCGAAAACGGCAGACATGGAGGAGATATCGAAGGAATTATTCAGCATTTAAATTATATCCAAGAACTGGGAGCCACGACAGTTTGGTGCACGCCGTTGTGCGTAGACAATGACCCGAGAGGATCGTATCACGGCTACGGACAATCGGATGTGTACCAAATTGACCCACGTTATGGGACCAATGATGACTATTTAAGGCTGTCAAATGAGTTACACAAAAAAGACATGAAATTGGTCATGGATTATGTGACCAACCATTGGGGTGCCGAACATTGGATGATTAAAGATTTGCCAACCTACAATTGGATTCATCAATTTCCGGGCTATGCGCAAACCAATTACCGCATGACGACACAGTTCGACCCCAATGCGTCCAAAATTGATGCTCGACTCTGTGCCGATGGTTGGTTTGTACAATCGATGCCCGATCTGAATCAGTCGCATCCTTTGGTGCTGACCTATTTGACACAAAACGCAATTTGGTGGATTGAGTCGGCCAACTTGGATGGTTTTCGAGTAGATACCTATTCGTACAATGACAAAAAAAGCATTGCAAAATGGACCAAAGCGATTACAGATGAATATCCCAACTTTAATATTGTCGGTGAAGTTTGGATGCAAGACCAAGCACAAATGGCCTATTGGCAAAAAGACAGTAAAATTGCTGCGATTCAAAACTACAATTCCTATTTGCCAAGCGTTATGGACTTCACGTTTATGGATGCAGCAGCCAAGGTTTTTGATGAAAATGAAGCAAGCTGGAACAATGGATTGATTAAGTTGTATGAGAATTTTGCCAACGACTTTTTGTACCCTAATCCCAACAACCTACTTACTTTTGTTGAAAATCACGATACCGAGCGCTTTAACGAAATCTATAAAAAAGACTTTAAAAAATATGCCATGGCGATGAGTATTTTGGCAACAGTACGCGGAATACCGCAGCTTTATTACGGTTCTGAAGTTGGTATGGCGGGAGACAAAAGCAAAGGAGATGGTGCTATTCGACAAGATTTTCCGGGTGGATGGCAAACTGACACCAACAATGCTTTCACACAAACAGGACGAACGCAAGAACAGCAACTGTTTTTTGATTTTAGTTCGAAATTATTTCAATGGCGCAAAACCAACGAAGCGGTACATTTCGGTAAAACGACTCATTACCTTCCGATTGATAATGTGTATGTTTACTTTCGATACACCAACAAAAAAACGGTGATGGTTATAGTGAACAACAATTTACTTTCGAAAAAAATAAAAACAGATCGCTTCCATGAAAACATTCTCGGTTTTAAAAACGGAAAAGAAATCCTCACGGGTACCGTTTTCAATGTAGAAAACGAAATCACGGTAGCGCCGCAAACTGCAATGATATTCGAATTAGAAAAATAA
- a CDS encoding ATP-binding protein, with the protein MINKRLLIKNLLAHNDESSFYDKKRQLNLHTREGKAKFLKHICALSNSNPANNSYIVVGVEDAENEIVGDDFFDDSRIQNLVNAYLEHPPKIQYENVPFPNLPKDKVVGLVTIKPKKNVSSFKKGIYTIAVGSVFIRIGSNTTPTEEKVEKNFQNTETVIGIENQSRNNIQHTLDGVFDFINSRHKDMSPKYKVFKELFVICWAGVPKVVRNVVYLSRVDIELINEQIKLFYSAQDVVTITFDEHSFTIIEYIPLGLNDQTSYYPLEQQKIYFYENGYYKIESEMLFHPPEFNKKMLFHIYNANIALLSKLEKRTILSIREKKDLENLPSTFMICYLNGFDEAKDRLIAAKLLLKPFPKIYLSFKEALRVLRKMKYNIKE; encoded by the coding sequence ATGATTAATAAAAGGCTCTTGATCAAAAACTTACTTGCTCACAATGATGAGAGCAGTTTCTATGACAAAAAGCGCCAATTAAATCTTCATACTCGTGAGGGCAAAGCCAAATTTTTGAAACATATTTGTGCTTTGTCCAATTCGAATCCTGCTAACAACTCTTATATCGTAGTTGGGGTAGAAGATGCTGAAAACGAAATTGTAGGTGATGACTTTTTTGATGATAGTCGGATTCAAAATCTTGTAAATGCCTATCTCGAGCATCCGCCAAAGATTCAATATGAAAATGTTCCTTTCCCGAATTTACCCAAAGATAAGGTGGTAGGACTTGTGACTATTAAACCCAAAAAGAATGTTTCATCCTTCAAGAAAGGAATTTATACCATTGCAGTTGGCAGTGTTTTTATTCGAATAGGAAGCAATACCACACCCACAGAAGAGAAGGTTGAAAAGAATTTTCAAAATACGGAGACCGTCATCGGCATCGAAAATCAATCACGAAATAATATACAGCATACTCTTGATGGAGTTTTCGACTTTATCAATAGTCGTCACAAGGATATGTCGCCTAAGTACAAAGTCTTCAAAGAACTGTTTGTCATTTGTTGGGCAGGCGTGCCTAAGGTAGTGCGCAACGTGGTTTACCTATCACGTGTAGATATCGAGTTGATTAATGAGCAAATTAAATTGTTCTATTCTGCTCAAGATGTCGTCACAATTACCTTTGACGAGCACTCGTTTACAATTATCGAATACATTCCGTTGGGGTTAAACGATCAAACGAGTTACTATCCTTTGGAGCAACAAAAAATCTATTTTTATGAAAATGGATATTACAAAATAGAAAGTGAAATGCTGTTTCACCCTCCAGAATTCAACAAAAAGATGTTGTTTCATATTTACAACGCGAATATTGCTTTACTCAGTAAATTAGAAAAAAGGACGATACTAAGCATTCGAGAAAAAAAGGATTTAGAAAATTTACCTTCTACTTTTATGATCTGTTACCTCAATGGTTTTGACGAGGCAAAAGATCGCTTGATTGCCGCCAAACTATTATTAAAACCTTTCCCGAAAATATATTTGTCGTTTAAAGAAGCTTTGCGAGTTTTACGAAAAATGAAGTACAATATAAAGGAATAA
- a CDS encoding alpha-amylase family glycosyl hydrolase: MKNTILISILFLCSTLGWAQFTTTPSPALANTAVTLNFNKAGTPLATDTGTLYAHIGLTVNGAPWQNVKGSWGNNSTQPALTLVSGTNYKLDLAPDLYTSFGVPATSTITAICVVIRNSAGNQQTADTFFNVGAFQLTLNTPAENSTTIINSGSNFTISASNTGGNSSYVLKSNGATIHSNTATTNYSYTHSNLLSNQNYELVVSNGSTTITKKFATIVNPGASSETMPAGLEDGINYSNTNATQATLVLDAPLKDFVYVAGSFNNYQPTAAYAMKKDPTTGKFWITVSGLTSGTAYTYQYWVGETTPIANSPAMVKTADPYSTLVLSPFDDPSIPAASYPNLPAYPQGQEREVTVLQTGQTAYAWSTATTNFVKPQKENLIVYEVLVRDFDSNRNFQDLINKMDYFKNLKINAIELLPVMEFEGNESWGYNTSFHMALDKYYGTANKFKEFIDLCHQNGIAVILDVALNHAFGRNPMVRMWMNDPDGDGWGSPTTENPFFNTVAKHSYSVGEDFKHQSTKTQYYVERVIKQWIQEYKIDGFRWDLTKGFTQNCTAGDEACTNAYQQDRVDVLKKYADYSWSLDPTHYTIFEHLGTNLEEQQWANYKINESPSKGIMMWGKMTDNYNELSMGYPGNISGITSSSRGFTANRLMGYAESHDEERLMYKNLQYGNSASATHNVKNLDIALSRMSAIGAVSLLVPGPKMIWHFGELGMENSIFSCNNGTVNTASDTTAGDCKLDNKPQPQWINNWLTTNSRVTIYNDWAKMIALKTTEPVFLGTATISNSASLTQNIKITNPNLMATQLKDVVILANFDVSSQNITANFPYAGTWYNLMDNTTINVTNTSGPITIAAGQFKVFGNKNASPLSNPNFVSDNDLSVYPNPAHATFKLNKAVNFVEVYDLTGKRVLLFEGTFESQHEFSIATLRSGIYLVKTSNSLGQTSIVKLIKN, from the coding sequence ATGAAGAATACTATACTTATATCAATTTTGTTTTTATGCAGTACCTTGGGTTGGGCACAATTTACCACTACGCCCTCTCCTGCTCTCGCGAACACAGCGGTTACTTTAAATTTTAATAAAGCAGGCACACCTTTGGCCACAGATACGGGAACATTATATGCTCATATTGGCTTAACGGTCAATGGAGCGCCATGGCAAAACGTAAAAGGAAGCTGGGGAAACAACAGCACACAACCAGCACTAACACTAGTTTCTGGCACAAACTACAAACTAGATCTTGCTCCCGATTTATACACCTCATTTGGAGTTCCTGCAACAAGCACCATAACAGCCATTTGTGTCGTAATTCGCAATAGCGCCGGAAACCAACAAACTGCAGATACTTTTTTTAATGTCGGTGCTTTTCAACTGACCTTAAACACTCCCGCAGAAAACAGCACAACCATAATCAATTCTGGAAGCAACTTTACTATTTCGGCATCCAACACAGGCGGAAATTCTAGTTATGTTTTAAAATCAAATGGAGCAACCATCCATTCTAATACAGCGACTACAAATTACAGTTACACCCACAGCAATTTGCTTTCTAATCAAAATTATGAATTAGTTGTTTCGAATGGGAGCACGACTATTACCAAAAAATTTGCAACTATTGTAAACCCTGGAGCTAGTAGCGAAACCATGCCGGCTGGTCTGGAAGACGGAATAAATTATTCGAACACAAATGCTACGCAAGCCACGTTGGTCTTGGATGCTCCTTTAAAAGATTTTGTATACGTTGCAGGAAGTTTCAACAACTACCAACCAACTGCTGCTTATGCCATGAAGAAAGATCCTACCACGGGTAAATTTTGGATAACAGTATCAGGATTAACTTCGGGTACAGCCTATACCTATCAATATTGGGTAGGCGAAACAACACCTATAGCCAATTCACCAGCAATGGTCAAGACCGCCGATCCTTATTCTACCTTAGTACTATCGCCGTTTGATGACCCAAGCATTCCTGCTGCTTCATACCCAAACCTGCCCGCTTATCCACAAGGGCAAGAGCGTGAAGTAACGGTTTTGCAAACGGGACAAACAGCATACGCTTGGAGCACGGCTACCACCAATTTTGTAAAACCTCAAAAAGAAAACCTAATCGTTTATGAAGTTTTGGTGCGTGATTTTGATTCGAATCGAAATTTTCAAGACTTGATTAATAAGATGGATTACTTTAAGAATTTAAAAATCAATGCAATCGAATTATTACCTGTTATGGAATTTGAAGGTAACGAAAGCTGGGGTTACAACACCTCCTTCCACATGGCATTGGACAAATATTATGGTACAGCCAACAAGTTCAAAGAATTTATCGATTTATGCCATCAAAACGGAATCGCAGTTATTCTTGATGTGGCTTTGAACCACGCTTTTGGTCGCAACCCGATGGTGCGCATGTGGATGAACGATCCTGATGGCGACGGTTGGGGATCACCAACAACCGAAAATCCGTTTTTTAATACTGTTGCCAAACACAGTTACAGTGTGGGAGAAGACTTTAAACATCAGTCTACCAAAACCCAATATTATGTCGAGAGAGTTATCAAACAATGGATTCAGGAATATAAAATTGATGGCTTCCGTTGGGATTTAACCAAGGGGTTTACACAAAATTGTACTGCTGGTGACGAAGCCTGCACCAATGCCTACCAACAAGACCGTGTAGATGTATTAAAAAAATATGCAGATTATTCGTGGAGCTTAGACCCTACACATTATACTATTTTTGAGCATTTGGGTACAAATCTAGAGGAGCAACAGTGGGCCAACTACAAAATCAATGAGTCACCAAGCAAGGGAATTATGATGTGGGGTAAAATGACCGACAATTACAACGAACTTTCTATGGGTTATCCTGGCAACATCTCCGGAATTACGAGCAGTAGTCGCGGCTTTACGGCCAATCGATTAATGGGGTATGCTGAGAGTCATGATGAAGAACGTTTAATGTATAAAAACCTGCAATATGGAAACAGTGCTAGTGCAACACACAATGTCAAAAATTTAGATATTGCATTGTCTAGAATGTCGGCAATTGGAGCAGTTTCACTTTTAGTACCGGGACCAAAAATGATTTGGCATTTTGGCGAATTAGGAATGGAGAATTCTATTTTTTCTTGTAATAATGGTACAGTCAATACTGCCTCAGATACAACTGCTGGCGATTGTAAACTAGACAACAAACCACAGCCACAATGGATAAATAATTGGTTAACAACAAATTCAAGAGTTACTATTTATAACGATTGGGCAAAAATGATTGCTTTAAAAACAACCGAACCTGTTTTTTTAGGTACAGCAACCATTAGCAACAGTGCGTCTTTAACTCAAAATATTAAAATCACCAATCCCAATTTGATGGCTACACAGCTTAAAGACGTGGTTATCTTAGCCAATTTTGATGTAAGTTCTCAAAACATTACTGCTAACTTTCCGTATGCGGGAACTTGGTACAATTTGATGGACAACACCACAATCAATGTAACAAATACTTCTGGACCGATCACGATTGCCGCAGGTCAGTTCAAAGTATTCGGGAACAAAAATGCTAGCCCATTAAGCAATCCAAATTTCGTTTCAGACAATGATTTGAGTGTTTACCCCAACCCCGCTCATGCCACTTTCAAATTGAACAAAGCTGTAAATTTTGTAGAAGTGTATGATCTAACGGGTAAAAGAGTATTACTATTTGAAGGTACATTCGAGTCACAACATGAGTTTTCGATTGCTACCCTTAGATCAGGAATCTATTTGGTAAAAACGAGCAATTCATTAGGGCAGACAAGTATCGTTAAACTGATAAAAAACTAA
- a CDS encoding SusE domain-containing protein, with the protein MKKINQFLFAFISVLAVSCTADDVENRPVVSKIATPEMTAPTTAKQYVLKEVNASSDADRFVWTAAQYTESVVVQYSLMMDVSGGDFTKAQTLVKTSSVTQASVSVKALNQAAIELGAVPGTPKQFDVKVMATVSGGVPTESAKVITISINTYSGLIAYPFTDWYLVGDATVAGWDNNNKNQVLFRGGTNPKEYRFTGYFKAGYFKLISTLGQWAPMYGKGDAGTIVSRAKDADPDPASFEIATAGYYTFTMNTETLKYTLVPYNATAATSYTRIGFIGSSRTGTDAGWSGDDTPMVKSTFDTHLWTLTITLFDGKGKFRANNAWDKSWGGDTAFAAFPTQGASGGDIPVARSKYKVLFNDLDGSYMMFPNQE; encoded by the coding sequence ATGAAAAAAATTAACCAATTTTTGTTCGCTTTTATAAGCGTACTAGCGGTATCATGTACTGCTGACGATGTTGAAAACCGACCAGTTGTTTCCAAAATTGCAACACCTGAAATGACTGCACCAACAACAGCCAAACAATATGTTCTGAAAGAAGTGAATGCAAGCAGCGATGCCGACCGTTTTGTATGGACTGCCGCTCAATATACAGAATCAGTGGTGGTTCAATATTCTTTGATGATGGATGTTTCTGGTGGAGATTTTACCAAAGCACAAACACTAGTAAAAACAAGTAGCGTTACCCAAGCATCGGTATCCGTAAAAGCATTGAACCAAGCAGCAATTGAATTGGGCGCTGTACCTGGCACACCAAAACAATTTGATGTCAAAGTAATGGCTACGGTTTCTGGTGGAGTTCCTACCGAATCGGCAAAAGTGATTACCATTAGCATCAATACGTATTCAGGATTAATCGCTTACCCATTTACAGATTGGTATTTGGTTGGAGACGCTACAGTGGCTGGTTGGGATAATAACAATAAAAATCAAGTACTTTTTAGAGGAGGAACAAACCCAAAAGAATACAGATTCACAGGTTATTTCAAAGCGGGTTATTTCAAACTAATTTCTACTTTGGGACAATGGGCGCCAATGTATGGTAAAGGTGATGCGGGTACAATCGTGTCTAGAGCCAAAGATGCCGATCCAGATCCAGCAAGTTTTGAAATTGCAACTGCAGGATATTACACTTTTACCATGAATACTGAAACCTTAAAATATACTTTGGTGCCGTACAATGCAACCGCAGCAACAAGCTATACTCGTATTGGTTTCATAGGTTCATCAAGAACAGGAACAGATGCAGGATGGTCTGGAGATGACACACCGATGGTCAAATCTACTTTTGATACGCACTTATGGACCTTAACCATCACACTATTTGATGGTAAAGGAAAATTTAGAGCCAACAATGCTTGGGACAAAAGTTGGGGTGGCGATACAGCCTTTGCAGCTTTCCCTACGCAAGGCGCTAGCGGAGGTGATATTCCAGTAGCACGTTCAAAATACAAAGTCTTATTTAATGATTTAGATGGCAGTTATATGATGTTCCCTAACCAAGAATAA
- a CDS encoding SDR family NAD(P)-dependent oxidoreductase has product MNKTVLITGATSGIGKATATVLAQQQYKVIICGRRMELLQELYEELSKQTEVHILCFDVSDKVAVFDQIQSLPEAFSKIDILINNAGNAHGLDPIQTGSIDDWDLMIDSNLKGLLYVSKAIIPQMVERKSGHIINIGSTAAKEVYPNGNVYCATKHAVDALNQAMRMDLNPFNIRVGAIHPGMVETTFSAVRFKGDEDRAANVYKGFDPLQAADIADIIQFVISRPYHVNIADLVVMSTAQASSTIVNRKG; this is encoded by the coding sequence ATGAATAAAACAGTTTTAATAACAGGAGCGACTAGTGGCATCGGTAAGGCAACTGCCACAGTATTAGCGCAGCAGCAGTATAAAGTAATTATTTGTGGTCGAAGAATGGAGTTGCTTCAGGAGTTGTATGAGGAACTTTCGAAACAGACCGAAGTACATATATTGTGTTTTGATGTAAGTGATAAGGTGGCTGTTTTTGATCAGATTCAAAGTTTACCAGAAGCTTTTTCGAAAATTGATATTTTGATCAATAATGCAGGTAATGCACATGGACTTGATCCTATTCAGACAGGAAGTATCGATGATTGGGACCTGATGATTGATAGCAACCTAAAGGGACTTTTGTATGTCTCGAAAGCAATTATCCCACAAATGGTGGAGCGAAAGTCTGGTCATATTATCAACATTGGTTCTACTGCAGCCAAAGAAGTGTATCCAAATGGGAATGTGTATTGCGCTACCAAACATGCGGTTGATGCACTTAATCAAGCCATGCGCATGGATTTGAATCCGTTTAATATTAGGGTAGGAGCAATTCATCCAGGAATGGTTGAAACCACTTTTAGTGCCGTTCGTTTTAAAGGTGACGAGGATCGTGCTGCCAATGTTTACAAAGGTTTTGATCCGCTTCAAGCGGCTGATATTGCTGATATTATTCAGTTTGTCATTTCGAGACCTTATCATGTGAACATTGCCGACTTGGTCGTAATGAGTACTGCGCAAGCAAGTTCTACTATTGTGAATAGAAAAGGGTGA